A genomic window from Diospyros lotus cultivar Yz01 chromosome 2, ASM1463336v1, whole genome shotgun sequence includes:
- the LOC127794123 gene encoding cytochrome c-type biogenesis CcmH-like mitochondrial protein isoform X1: MEREEDAVKKAQVVEARARNISHNVRCTECGSQSIEDSQADIAILLRKEQEASTLMLHSYSCVVFLHNLFPGQWIIILGPIDISLIFIPLAVRNKLIRDEIRSGKTDKEVYKKLEDDFGETVLYAPKFDLQTAALWLSPLLVAGAAGGIWAYNKHRQKTNVHIMALNLVRGVPLTPKEKETMLNLLTPPATRTNASSWWRKWLGHE, from the exons ATGGAGAGGGAAGAGGATGCAGTAAAGAAGGCTCAGGTGGTTGAAGCCCGGGCGAGAAACATTAGTCACAATGTCCGGTGCACTGAGTGCGGCAGTCAGTCCATTGAAGACTCCCAAGCCGATATTGCAATTCTTCTCCGGAAG GAACAGGAGGCATCAACCCTTATGTTGCACTCTTATTCGTGTGTCGTGTTCTTGCATAATTTATTTCCAGGGCAGTGGATTATTATTCTGGGACCAATAgacatttcattaattttcatcCCACTTGCAGTTAGGAATAAG TTAATTCGTGATGAAATTCGGTCTGGGAAAACTGATAAAGAGGTCTACAAAAAGCTTGAGGATGATTTTGGGGAAACGGTGCTTTATGCGCCAAAGTTTGATTTGCAGACTGCTGCTTTGTGGCTATCTCCG CTTCTTGTTGCTGGTGCAGCTGGAGGAATATGGGCTTACAACAAGCACAGGCAAAAGACTAATGTACACATCATGGCTTTGAACCTTGTCAGAGGTGTTCCACTGACTCCAAAAGAGAAGGAAACCATGCTCAATCTCCTTACTCCTCCTGCAACTAGAACTAATGCTTCATCTTGGTGGAGGAAGTGGCTTGGTCATGAATAA
- the LOC127794980 gene encoding probable CoA ligase CCL8 isoform X2, with protein sequence MEVVKAVARLGSSSCETIAIRADQKSYTYSHLISSAWRISRLLCNADLDTVDGTRQNDHLSGARIGIVAKPSAEFVACMLGTWFSGAVAVPLALSYPEAELLHVMHDSDISMILSTEDHAELMQNVATKSAARFSLIPPVPFIPSKTTEHDKSGTGEMDVSKILDRIDNSKKIQDDDPALIVYTSGTTGKPKGVVHTHQGILTQAQMLTNAWEYTSADQFLHCLPLHHVHGLFNALLAPLYAGSTVEFIPKFSVRGIWQRWRESYPKDGTKADDAITVFTGVPTMYTRLIQGYEAMDPDLKEASALAASKLRLMMSGSSALPYPVMQQWEIITGHCLLERYGMTEFVMAISNPLRGLRKGGTVGHPFPGVEAKILVEDGTGDDMTGVGELCIRSPSLFKEYWKLPEVTKESFIDGGFFKTGDAVKVDEDGYYVILGRTSADIMKVGGYKLSALEIESALLEHPAVSECCVLGLPDKDYGEAVSAIIVPEEETKKKREEELEPALSLEELCTWAKERIAPYKLPTRLFLWETLPRNAMGKVNKKELKKTFAAEKQ encoded by the exons ATGGAGGTTGTTAAAGCAGTTGCTAGACTGGGTTCTTCATCTTGTGAAACCATTGCTATAAGGGCTGATCAGAAGAGCTATACTTATTCTCATCTTATCTCATCTGCCTGGAGGATATCAAGGCTATTATGCAATGCTGATTTAGATACT GTTGATGGAACGAGACAAAATGACCATCTTAGTGGAGCCCGAATAGGAATTGTGGCAAAACCTTCTGCTGAGTTTGTTGCTTGCATGCTGGGGACTTGGTTTAGTGGAGCTGTTGCTGTTCCACTTGCTTTAAGCTATCCAGAGGCCGAGCTCTTGCATGTGATGCATGACTCG GATATTTCTATGATTTTGAGCACTGAAGACCATGCAGAGCTCATGCAAAATGTTGCAACTAAAAGTGCTGCTCGCTTTTCTCTTATTCCTCCTGTACCGTTTATACCTTCAAAGACAACTGAGCATGATAAGTCAGGAACTGGAGAAATGGATGTCAGTAAAATTCTGGACAGGATTGACAATTCGAAGAAGATACAAG ATGATGACCCTGCACTAATTGTTTACACAAGTGGTACCACTGGTAAACCAAAAGGAGTTGTTCACACACACCAAGGCATTTTAACACAG GCCCAAATGTTGACGAATGCTTGGGAGTATACTTCTGCCGATCAATTTCTGCACTGTCTCCCATTACAT CATGTTCATGGGCTTTTCAATGCTTTACTTGCCCCTCTCTATGCAGGTTCCACG GTTGAGTTCATTCCAAAGTTTAGTGTGAGAGGAATCTGGCAGAGATGGCGTGAATCCTATCCCAAAGATGGGACAAAGGCAGATGACGCTATAACTGTTTTTACTGGA GTACCAACAATGTACACTCGACTAATTCAAGGTTATGAAGCAATGGATCCAGACTTGAAAGAGGCTTCTGCTTTAGCTGCCAGCAAGTTGCGTCTCATG ATGTCTGGTTCCTCTGCACTTCCTTATCCTGTCATGCAACAATGGGAAATTATAACTGGACATTGCCTTTTAGAACGATATGGTATGACTGAG tttgtcATGGCCATTTCCAATCCCTTGAGAGGCTTAAGGAAAGGAGGCACTGTTGGGCACCCATTTCCAGGTGTGGAG GCCAAAATACTTGTGGAAGATGGTACTGGGGATGATATGACAGGAGTGGGTGAGCTTTGCATTAGAAGCCCGTCATTGTTTAAGGAATATTGGAAACTTCCTGAG GTGACAAAGGAATCCTTCATTGATGGTGGGTTTTTCAAGACTGGGGATGCTGTTAAAGTGGATGAAGATGGATACTATGTCATTTTGGGAC GCACTAGCGCTGATATTATGAAGGTTGGTGGATACAAGTTATCAGCATTAGAAATTGAATCAGCTCTTTTAGAG CATCCAGCTGTATCAGAGTGTTGTGTGTTGGGCTTGCCGGACAAGGACTATGGGGAAGCTGTTTCTGCAATAATTGTCCCTGAGGAAGAGACTAAGAAAAAACGAGAGGAAGAGTTGGAGCCGGCTCTTAGCTTGGAAGAACTTTGCACCTGGGCCAAAGAGAGAATTGCACCATACAAG CTACCAACTCGATTGTTCCTATGGGAGACTCTTCCGCGTAATGCTATGGGAAAG GTGAACAAAAAAGAACTGAAGAAAACGTTTGCTGCCGagaaacaataa
- the LOC127794980 gene encoding probable CoA ligase CCL8 isoform X3, whose protein sequence is MRSFKVFNHFLTLTNRLLCLQQPPISSSFASLCFSFSHSRRRFSSVDHSAFMEVVKAVARLGSSSCETIAIRADQKSYTYSHLISSAWRISRLLCNADLDTVDGTRQNDHLSGARIGIVAKPSAEFVACMLGTWFSGAVAVPLALSYPEAELLHVMHDSDISMILSTEDHAELMQNVATKSAARFSLIPPVPFIPSKTTEHDKSGTGEMDVSKILDRIDNSKKIQDDDPALIVYTSGTTGKPKGVVHTHQGILTQAQMLTNAWEYTSADQFLHCLPLHHVHGLFNALLAPLYAGSTVEFIPKFSVRGIWQRWRESYPKDGTKADDAITVFTGVPTMYTRLIQGYEAMDPDLKEASALAASKLRLMMSGSSALPYPVMQQWEIITGHCLLERYGMTEFVMAISNPLRGLRKGGTVGHPFPGVEAKILVEDGTGDDMTGVGELCIRSPSLFKEYWKLPEVTKESFIDGGFFKTGDAVKVDEDGYYVILGRNLLIFIED, encoded by the exons ATGAGGTCTTTTAAGGTCTTCAACCACTTCCTCACCCTCACGAATCGCCTCTTATGCCTTCAACAACCCCCAATCTCTTCAAGCTTCGCATCCTTGTGTTTCTCCTTTTCTCACTCTCGTCGCCGCTTTTCAT CTGTAGATCATAGTGCATTCATGGAGGTTGTTAAAGCAGTTGCTAGACTGGGTTCTTCATCTTGTGAAACCATTGCTATAAGGGCTGATCAGAAGAGCTATACTTATTCTCATCTTATCTCATCTGCCTGGAGGATATCAAGGCTATTATGCAATGCTGATTTAGATACT GTTGATGGAACGAGACAAAATGACCATCTTAGTGGAGCCCGAATAGGAATTGTGGCAAAACCTTCTGCTGAGTTTGTTGCTTGCATGCTGGGGACTTGGTTTAGTGGAGCTGTTGCTGTTCCACTTGCTTTAAGCTATCCAGAGGCCGAGCTCTTGCATGTGATGCATGACTCG GATATTTCTATGATTTTGAGCACTGAAGACCATGCAGAGCTCATGCAAAATGTTGCAACTAAAAGTGCTGCTCGCTTTTCTCTTATTCCTCCTGTACCGTTTATACCTTCAAAGACAACTGAGCATGATAAGTCAGGAACTGGAGAAATGGATGTCAGTAAAATTCTGGACAGGATTGACAATTCGAAGAAGATACAAG ATGATGACCCTGCACTAATTGTTTACACAAGTGGTACCACTGGTAAACCAAAAGGAGTTGTTCACACACACCAAGGCATTTTAACACAG GCCCAAATGTTGACGAATGCTTGGGAGTATACTTCTGCCGATCAATTTCTGCACTGTCTCCCATTACAT CATGTTCATGGGCTTTTCAATGCTTTACTTGCCCCTCTCTATGCAGGTTCCACG GTTGAGTTCATTCCAAAGTTTAGTGTGAGAGGAATCTGGCAGAGATGGCGTGAATCCTATCCCAAAGATGGGACAAAGGCAGATGACGCTATAACTGTTTTTACTGGA GTACCAACAATGTACACTCGACTAATTCAAGGTTATGAAGCAATGGATCCAGACTTGAAAGAGGCTTCTGCTTTAGCTGCCAGCAAGTTGCGTCTCATG ATGTCTGGTTCCTCTGCACTTCCTTATCCTGTCATGCAACAATGGGAAATTATAACTGGACATTGCCTTTTAGAACGATATGGTATGACTGAG tttgtcATGGCCATTTCCAATCCCTTGAGAGGCTTAAGGAAAGGAGGCACTGTTGGGCACCCATTTCCAGGTGTGGAG GCCAAAATACTTGTGGAAGATGGTACTGGGGATGATATGACAGGAGTGGGTGAGCTTTGCATTAGAAGCCCGTCATTGTTTAAGGAATATTGGAAACTTCCTGAG GTGACAAAGGAATCCTTCATTGATGGTGGGTTTTTCAAGACTGGGGATGCTGTTAAAGTGGATGAAGATGGATACTATGTCATTTTGGGAC GCAACCTGCTTATTTTCATTGAAGATTAA
- the LOC127794980 gene encoding probable CoA ligase CCL8 isoform X1, which yields MRSFKVFNHFLTLTNRLLCLQQPPISSSFASLCFSFSHSRRRFSSVDHSAFMEVVKAVARLGSSSCETIAIRADQKSYTYSHLISSAWRISRLLCNADLDTVDGTRQNDHLSGARIGIVAKPSAEFVACMLGTWFSGAVAVPLALSYPEAELLHVMHDSDISMILSTEDHAELMQNVATKSAARFSLIPPVPFIPSKTTEHDKSGTGEMDVSKILDRIDNSKKIQDDDPALIVYTSGTTGKPKGVVHTHQGILTQAQMLTNAWEYTSADQFLHCLPLHHVHGLFNALLAPLYAGSTVEFIPKFSVRGIWQRWRESYPKDGTKADDAITVFTGVPTMYTRLIQGYEAMDPDLKEASALAASKLRLMMSGSSALPYPVMQQWEIITGHCLLERYGMTEFVMAISNPLRGLRKGGTVGHPFPGVEAKILVEDGTGDDMTGVGELCIRSPSLFKEYWKLPEVTKESFIDGGFFKTGDAVKVDEDGYYVILGRTSADIMKVGGYKLSALEIESALLEHPAVSECCVLGLPDKDYGEAVSAIIVPEEETKKKREEELEPALSLEELCTWAKERIAPYKLPTRLFLWETLPRNAMGKVNKKELKKTFAAEKQ from the exons ATGAGGTCTTTTAAGGTCTTCAACCACTTCCTCACCCTCACGAATCGCCTCTTATGCCTTCAACAACCCCCAATCTCTTCAAGCTTCGCATCCTTGTGTTTCTCCTTTTCTCACTCTCGTCGCCGCTTTTCAT CTGTAGATCATAGTGCATTCATGGAGGTTGTTAAAGCAGTTGCTAGACTGGGTTCTTCATCTTGTGAAACCATTGCTATAAGGGCTGATCAGAAGAGCTATACTTATTCTCATCTTATCTCATCTGCCTGGAGGATATCAAGGCTATTATGCAATGCTGATTTAGATACT GTTGATGGAACGAGACAAAATGACCATCTTAGTGGAGCCCGAATAGGAATTGTGGCAAAACCTTCTGCTGAGTTTGTTGCTTGCATGCTGGGGACTTGGTTTAGTGGAGCTGTTGCTGTTCCACTTGCTTTAAGCTATCCAGAGGCCGAGCTCTTGCATGTGATGCATGACTCG GATATTTCTATGATTTTGAGCACTGAAGACCATGCAGAGCTCATGCAAAATGTTGCAACTAAAAGTGCTGCTCGCTTTTCTCTTATTCCTCCTGTACCGTTTATACCTTCAAAGACAACTGAGCATGATAAGTCAGGAACTGGAGAAATGGATGTCAGTAAAATTCTGGACAGGATTGACAATTCGAAGAAGATACAAG ATGATGACCCTGCACTAATTGTTTACACAAGTGGTACCACTGGTAAACCAAAAGGAGTTGTTCACACACACCAAGGCATTTTAACACAG GCCCAAATGTTGACGAATGCTTGGGAGTATACTTCTGCCGATCAATTTCTGCACTGTCTCCCATTACAT CATGTTCATGGGCTTTTCAATGCTTTACTTGCCCCTCTCTATGCAGGTTCCACG GTTGAGTTCATTCCAAAGTTTAGTGTGAGAGGAATCTGGCAGAGATGGCGTGAATCCTATCCCAAAGATGGGACAAAGGCAGATGACGCTATAACTGTTTTTACTGGA GTACCAACAATGTACACTCGACTAATTCAAGGTTATGAAGCAATGGATCCAGACTTGAAAGAGGCTTCTGCTTTAGCTGCCAGCAAGTTGCGTCTCATG ATGTCTGGTTCCTCTGCACTTCCTTATCCTGTCATGCAACAATGGGAAATTATAACTGGACATTGCCTTTTAGAACGATATGGTATGACTGAG tttgtcATGGCCATTTCCAATCCCTTGAGAGGCTTAAGGAAAGGAGGCACTGTTGGGCACCCATTTCCAGGTGTGGAG GCCAAAATACTTGTGGAAGATGGTACTGGGGATGATATGACAGGAGTGGGTGAGCTTTGCATTAGAAGCCCGTCATTGTTTAAGGAATATTGGAAACTTCCTGAG GTGACAAAGGAATCCTTCATTGATGGTGGGTTTTTCAAGACTGGGGATGCTGTTAAAGTGGATGAAGATGGATACTATGTCATTTTGGGAC GCACTAGCGCTGATATTATGAAGGTTGGTGGATACAAGTTATCAGCATTAGAAATTGAATCAGCTCTTTTAGAG CATCCAGCTGTATCAGAGTGTTGTGTGTTGGGCTTGCCGGACAAGGACTATGGGGAAGCTGTTTCTGCAATAATTGTCCCTGAGGAAGAGACTAAGAAAAAACGAGAGGAAGAGTTGGAGCCGGCTCTTAGCTTGGAAGAACTTTGCACCTGGGCCAAAGAGAGAATTGCACCATACAAG CTACCAACTCGATTGTTCCTATGGGAGACTCTTCCGCGTAATGCTATGGGAAAG GTGAACAAAAAAGAACTGAAGAAAACGTTTGCTGCCGagaaacaataa
- the LOC127794123 gene encoding cytochrome c-type biogenesis CcmH-like mitochondrial protein isoform X2: MEREEDAVKKAQVVEARARNISHNVRCTECGSQSIEDSQADIAILLRKLIRDEIRSGKTDKEVYKKLEDDFGETVLYAPKFDLQTAALWLSPLLVAGAAGGIWAYNKHRQKTNVHIMALNLVRGVPLTPKEKETMLNLLTPPATRTNASSWWRKWLGHE, encoded by the exons ATGGAGAGGGAAGAGGATGCAGTAAAGAAGGCTCAGGTGGTTGAAGCCCGGGCGAGAAACATTAGTCACAATGTCCGGTGCACTGAGTGCGGCAGTCAGTCCATTGAAGACTCCCAAGCCGATATTGCAATTCTTCTCCGGAAG TTAATTCGTGATGAAATTCGGTCTGGGAAAACTGATAAAGAGGTCTACAAAAAGCTTGAGGATGATTTTGGGGAAACGGTGCTTTATGCGCCAAAGTTTGATTTGCAGACTGCTGCTTTGTGGCTATCTCCG CTTCTTGTTGCTGGTGCAGCTGGAGGAATATGGGCTTACAACAAGCACAGGCAAAAGACTAATGTACACATCATGGCTTTGAACCTTGTCAGAGGTGTTCCACTGACTCCAAAAGAGAAGGAAACCATGCTCAATCTCCTTACTCCTCCTGCAACTAGAACTAATGCTTCATCTTGGTGGAGGAAGTGGCTTGGTCATGAATAA